GCCAACCCAATCGTTGGCTATGATTGCCCTACACACCTTGACATATGCAAGCAATCTTTTTCGTGCgttgatctctctctatgctcttctTCTCTAAACCACTTttcctatagtgaccactttccagttctcctttctcttacttcacttcctaactccccatgctggtgctttgatagagccgactggtgtactttcacttcactctctgctattcctacccctccattccccttctcgtccatttcagatatgatacaatgtttcacaactacagttcTAATAGCTGCCTATACAGCCATTCCCCAAACTTCAAGACCTTACCGctacagttaccgctacaaacgaggtataCCCTAATACTATCAACCCTTATCTGCTCTAAAAGATCATCTGCCTGTCTTCATTGCACAATCTGGAATAGTAAatcatctacatctatctccaCTGTCTGGCGCCGGATCCCTAAattatcaggcaaacatccccccatccAGCCTCTGTCCTCTATATTCGAGATACTCTCATTTccgatcctctccaagtcgctattGAACTAGGTGAcaatttcagccaggtcagtagtggttctcacctttctccacacatCTCTTCTATGAAGACCATCAGGTGAACGTACCCCTATCGTCTTCACCCTATcttctgctgagtcctataatgctccttttaattttttttctgaactcgatgctgccttacagtcgtcctgcaacactcatgaaggccctgtatgcttcctctctatccttcctattaactattttcaaccacatatgaAAGTCAGGAAATTTTACTTCTCATTAAggagctcttatcctccccttcttgaAACCCGATAAAtcaggtaccctccctcaagattacTGCCCCATCACTCTAATTAACTGCTTGTGGAAATTACTAGAGCAAATGGTTAACtcaatgtggtatcttgaatctcacaatcttctctctccttcccagtttggtttccacaGTGCCCGGagtacagctgacccccttgctcattccgagacatatattacatctacaCTTGCATGCTATAAATCTGTATTAGTCATATTCTTTGAcatagaaaaagcatatgatactacatggcagtaccatattctccaacgaTTGCCCTCACCTAGGCATATgcagaaacatgggtgtctttcctctccaaatgcactttccaggtcatcattatttcctcatttcgaaggcgtcccacaaggcagtgtgctcagtaccactttattttATTGGGCCAGTAACCATGGCttctgcttttctacctccaaatctttttccatccttttctctcccacatGTGTAGGTTCCCAacttccactcttcttatatgacactccactccaataccgttcctctggcaaattccttggtGTTATAATTTACTCCAAATTGTCCTTGCGAGACCATatcttttacatttacatatatccgaatcttacaaactccCATATGTCCTGAGACTCAGATCACAAAACTCTCCTCCAtgttcatgttaccttgatcctctccactatTGATAATGGATGCCATATCCACTTCTCTGCCTCAACTtccctccttgctcatcttgataaaATCCACCACTGCGGTCTACGCTTAGGCCTAGGCGCCTTCCGCTCCTTTACAGTTGAGAGCCTTTGCACTGAATCACGCATGCTATTTTACTCCGAGGCTATGCacgattccaccaactttcccttACCAAACTAACTATCCTACGATCCCTGCTTCCTACCTTTACTTCTCCACGtatacctactcctttctccattcacatggatacccttctctcccattctccttttccccatctccaacctcttccgttttttttgtgtgtttttttttttttccattctgtccctcgatggctccattcattcctccagtattaaTTTTTACAcggatggctccaaatccacctccggtgctggttttgaagtaaccttcccaactcgcactttcaaataccTCTCCCTCTGCTACAAACGAATCAAGTGTTCTTACTACAGAATTGTATGCACTCATTTTTACCTTATAATACATATAGTGAcaccttcctctttcactatttttactgactcccataACATAAAACTATCAGACTTTGATGGGTGACAAACCATGTTGGAATCGCCGCGAATCACCATCCACGTTTTTTACATATTCCAACCACAGATTATTATCCCCACTTTAAGAACTTCTTGTATAACCGATGGCAATATTTCTGGTCAAGTCCCTGCACTAATAAAGtatatactgtaaaactatcagtctcctcctggtcagctccttAGCATTGGAACAAATGTTGACTCTCGCCCAATTATGTATTGGCCATAACACAttctgatccacccctatgttccctatgtaatgtccctctttcagttccacacaatTTGTTGTCCTGTCCACACTTTGATGCAGCccatacctctgctttcccccacctatttTCCCTTCATCGACCTCCCaccctatcagacatccttacagaattttACCCATCATAAACCTTTTCAATATTAATCTTGATAGTTGATGTATAGCAACTAACTACTAATTCAAccgcccttcactaccctttactgtACCTTTCTATAGTGcaatatgaccttagatgtcttgcacttttattttgcttttaacctttaaccattaaccgccatcagcctaaatcaatccaatgcctcttccaatcttttccaactttatatgtcttgctttttattgtttccagtcttggcccccaagtATATCTTTCACTTATGTCTGTTCCCGgatccacgtcgcccttatccgatctcttaggctaattccctgcattaacctcttcatccctctctgagcatatatttgtttcctctccagtaatttagttatagtccatgtttctgatccataggtcatagctgggaggacacattggttaaagacaggtccggattatcctataggctagtataggctgcagcctagggcccctcaagcttggaggccccaagcttgaggggccctgctaaaagattttcaattatatatattttcttattgagtataatattttaacattttgcattgctgaataattcagtaaacttaaaataaaatttcaactttacaaaaggaggcccaggaATCTGAAAacccaattgaaaaaaaaaaaaagtgacctcTGTTTGTtgccccttatttgagataaagggcccctatttgaggccctttatttgaAATAAGGGGCCCCGAtttgaagccgtttatttgagatcaggggccccagttTGACTCTGTCTGAGGGGAccccataatttcattagcctagagacctctttttaaacataatggcaaggagcctcttagtatgctactgtgtctgccgaaagtgctccagcctagactgatgcatcgcttaatttcctcttcgctagatgtgtttgtctgtacgagttgcccttgtcCATTACCTCTAGGTCTTCGCCTTGTAGATGTATCTGtacgaattgaactctactgttgaacatgatcttagtccttttcttgttcatcctaagtccagcTTTCAGACTTTAAGCGCTCTTTGTATTTCTTCTGCTGTGATGTTAGTTACCGCatttgcttctatccgtggctgttcattggagttgtatagatccctgtaaaagtcttccactactcttatgatttcattcttattatataccACTTCTCCGTCTAATTTCTTTATTGCACACATTTGAtgtctccctattccgagtctccttttagctgttttcatgctggtacatttatcatttgagtactgtatttccgtacatcttctctctttctatttatagtctttgttagttcagctaattctaatttgtccctatttgacgatactttcatgaccctacatttttgcataagctgtttagtttctaccgagagcttgctgtagctatgcttgacgttcttaccacctacttcaagtgcagcttcctttattaagtcattgaactgtttgttgatttggtcagtgtcACTGAGAAATCAAATTTGTTTTAGATGTTAAGGATAAATTCTGTTGCTCTAGTCTTCAGGTTAGCTAAAATTGTCTGCGGTTTTTTGTATGAGGTTATTCCTTTCCCTCTGAGGGGTAATTTAATTTGGCcaacattaacttttttttatatcttccatATGATTTACGCTATCAcgctatttgaaattatgaagtcaatttcgtttttgatgtcagatggcgacttccatgtacACTTCCACTCtagttttttttcgaagaatgtattcatgatattgagtaatCGAGCCACCACAAAATTGATTAACagttgtcccctctcattcctagccTATTTCGTggttccccactacggtttctccttctgtctttttacctattttggcataaTTATTGTGAAGTGGGATTTTACTCTCTTACCggttaaatgaacatcttcatagaagacgaacaatctttaagttgtaactattgtttacttttattgttgccgAAACCACTCTtctgcttatactatagaattctatAATGTTCTTTTCTAAATGTTTGTGAAAtgagaaacctacccctaattcctgcttgctaccctggggtttacttgtccaatagagcatgtgtccatcatatagtattttctgttctttgcctagtcttctaacttagCAGAGTACTACAACATCACATTTAATGAAAGAGGATTCCTCAAATAATTCtggtaagtcggattcagttctcatagtccttatattatgtgtgcaaaggttcatcaacgtggggcggcttGTCTTTAACttgagatttttagcaccctctgctcgtCGCCGTAACCAGGGATTTCTTCGCCTCCttggaatgagggccgttgcccCCCACCTACTgacttaggtgtatcttggtgggagggggagtagtttagcctgGATGCCAATGATAAGCCCCTCAAGCAGAgatggccctgtctagtgtggactccagtgagcacacacacacacacacacacacacacacacacacacacacacacacacacacacacacacacacacacacacacacacacatatatatatatttatatacatatacatatatatatatatatatatatatatatatatatatgtatatatatatacaaacatatgtgtatatatatatgtatatatacatatatatatgcatatatatacatatgtatacaggtcTGTTGTTGCAGGGATTTATGTATCATTCTATCTTCAGGATGTAAGCATCACTAAACAAGATCCTCCATCTGCCACAGAACAACCTTGGGAAATATGGTTCATATCATTTGTATTCATACAGAGGGCGAAAATCTCTTCTTAGGGAACAAGATCTTTGTCCTGTTTATCAAGTCCCGAGGCTGAACTCAAAGCCCTACCCAACAGATGACAACAGTTCGATCAGAAGATGGTTAGATCCTCCCAAATaatgctgatgtgtgtgtgtgtgtgtgtgtgtgtgtgtgtgtgtgtgtgtgtgtgtgtgtgtgtgtgtgtgtgtgtgtgtgtgtgttttgtgttttttttttttttttttttttttttttttttttttgtgtgtgtgtgtgtgtgtgtgtgtgtgtgtgtgtgtgtgtgtgtgtgtgtgtgtgtgtgtgtgtgcgtgcgcgcgcgcgcaagacATATAAAGTATGAGAGCTTTGGGCTGAGTATTTCAAACATGGCCATGGGTGCTTTTATGATCTCAGTGCTTGATTCTCCCATTACCGAAGAACCTTCTATCCTGACAGGAACCAGAGAGACAGTCTCCAAGTTGAAATGCTGAAGTCTGTTAGTAAACTCACGGCTTGCGGACTTGATTCTTTCTTGGCTACCATCTGGTAGTCCTTTCCCCCAAACAAATTGAAAGCTCATCATTCAGGGTGAATTGCTTGTGCTCATCCTTTAGTGttacttgcagcctacatcgatctcaagaaggcattCAGATCATTATTTCAGGAAATCCTGAGACTCGAGGCTGCTTGACAAAGATTAATGGATTAATAGAAAGCCTTACACACTGGCACCCAAAGTGCTATACTTTGGGGGACATATCTAGCTTCTTTCTTTTAAATCTAAGAGGTAGATTGGGCTGTGCATCAACACTTGGGTACAACGGTCATCAAACATTAGATAATATTAAGGTTACATTAGAGTCACACAGTTCTACATATCTCAATAGTGTAGCTCAGGACTATAAGCTGTCACAACAGGAAATGACCGGACAAACTTTGACTAGTGGTTGGAGCCAATTGTGCTGTATGATAATAAGATTAGGTTACATTCAGCTTTTGAATACAGTATCATTAactgctattttttttatatatttccagtGGTTGGCGGTCGACAAGTCTTCAATTGCTGGTAATTCTTCAAGTGTTACACAATGGGAGTGTATGTCATGTACGTCAACAAGTAAACATGAATACCAGCAAAGTTGCACAGACTGAGTTTACATGCAGCTTATTTCCTTCACTGTTGGGCCCCACACTGCATGGTGATTTGGTTTGTGACGGCAAAAAAGAAAGTGTTTAATCATCTATAGATGGCTGAAAACTCTGAAAATGGAGAAGGCCATTCTGAcccagaaaaaaaacatcaaaatgacAGGAAGTCTCATTCCTGCAAAATATGTAGAAAGATTTTTACCAAAAAGAGTAGTCTTACGTGTCATATGAGGTTGCACACAGGTGAGAAACCATACAAATGTACTGAATGCGAACTTAAATTTACTCACAAAAGTACACTGTTACACCACACGAGACTCCACACAGGTGAAAAGCCATATGTTTGTGGAATATGTAATAAAAGGTTTCGGCAACGCTCAAATTATACACTacatgaaaaaatacatacaaaagaaaaaccgTATAAATGCATCGACTGTGGCAAACAGTTTGCTCAAAGAGTTCATCTTACAACACATGTCCGCCTTCACACAGGAGAAAAGCCTTATACTTGTGATGAGTGTGATCAGAAGTTCTTTCAGAGATCCCACCTGACCCGTCACACTAAAAATCACAAGAAGAGACAAACTAAATACTGTGATGATGTCAGCAGGTCAGCAGGTCCTTCAGGAAATGTGAAACCAAGACAAACATATGCAAGTGATAAACATTCAGAAGAGCATTCTGTGACAGATGATAATCAGTATTTACATTTTGAAAGGCAAAATAGGTTTACTCTGAAGTGTGAACATTGCAAAAAAATATTCATCAAGAAGTCACACCTACGAAGTCACATGTTCATCCATACAGGTGAAAAACCTTTCAGTTGCACCTACTGTGGTAAGAAATTTGCAGAGAAAAGTAGTGTAAGACGCCATCAGAAAATACACAAGGAAAAAAAGGGATGTAGTGAACTTTCTCATCATAGTTCAGGGGATCCCATCACCACGCTTTCTTCAGATACTCGAGGGCCAGCACGAATTACACCTCATTTAACGATAAGTGAATCGAAAATGGTAGCCTTCAATAATGCCAATGCAAATTTCAGACTAGAAACAAAGTGCACAATGAATATGCTTACACCAATTCAAGAAGATAGATACACACCTGATGCACCATGCTTTTCTGAGGTTGGGGCAACAGAATATGGATTTAAAAGTGAATTACATCCAACAAAACAaactactaatacaaataatctgACGACAAATTACTTAACCGCTGACACAGAAAACACAAAATCAAAACCAGTTTTAGATAAACTTATTCATAGAGATCCCCTGGTTGGATGCCGCAGTCATTGCGACAACCATTCTGAATTACTAGCCAGTGTAAGCAAATTAAAGGTTTCATTGGATTATGACATCAACAAATCTCCATCGGACTTGTTCACAATCAATTGTAATGAGTCATCAATAATACAAGTAAAAGATATCAAGGAAGAAATAGATTTCTTTCAAGAAGATTTAGATATGTAAATCACGCCTGTTTCGTCACATttgtaaggaaaaataaaagtatcTAATAACACCAAACCCCTACGTCCATTTTAACAATATCTATCGGCACAGCAAGAGCCACATGTCTTTAATCTTATTTGTATctattctggattttttttagTGGCTGCTGGTTTACAACCAATTCAAAACCATGTATGATTATATCAACGCCGTTATTGAGAACACAGTGTTGGGAAGTCTTGTAACTAGGCTGTTCAGTTACCCTAGGAGTAGGGCCGGATAAAGACATTTTATTCTATCGGGGTGCCGTATCGCTCTGGACGTTGGCCATCATGGAACGCCAGTCTTCTCTATCCGTTGTCATGAATAGCTGCACTAGTGTTACTCTCTCTCAGTCCATCAATGTATTTCAGGCGTTGTCTTCCACTTGATCTCTTTCCCTCAAACTTTCCTGTTACATAACCTATGAATTGTAATTCTTTTTCTAATCAGTTCCATTAATGTTCGTTTTGTTCGCATTCTTACTTCCATTAATCCTTGTTTTCCATAGTTACATTTCTGCTACTTCTAGGTTCTtttgtatctgtttattattGATAGCTCAATGTTGGTGACCACGTGTTTtacattattgatttttattattgatatcctctgtatttctttctcagtTTTCCCATCCCATGTTTCAGGCAACCTAGATcgctgaaccttttttttttttttttttcgtgtgtgtgtgtgtgtgtgtgtgtgtgtgtgtgtatgtgtgtgtgtgtgtgtgtgtgtgtgtgtgtgtgcgcgtgcgtgcgtgcgtgcgtgcgcgtgcgcctGTGCGAGTTATTACCATAACCccagttttctttttgtttattgttagtcCGTTATTTTACTTGATTCTGTTAATGCTGCCACTAGTTCttgaagcagatttttttttactctgccaACAGTACTGTCTTCAGCATACCTGATGTTATTGCTGTTTCTTCCAGCCCCTGACACACGCTTTGGGTGACTGATATCCCTCATAATTATTTCACTCTGCAGATTGAATAAATAGGGTGACATCACACACTGTTACCTTACACATCTTTCTATTTTCTGCTAATCCGACGTTTCATCTCTTACTTTCactgtttcttcttgtttccaATATGTTTCCTATCAAACTTGCATATCTTCCATCTACTCCTATTCTAATAAGCATATCTATTAGTTCTTTATGTCTGACTCTGCCAAATGTTTTTTCGAACATTACATTTTTTTGTACTTCAATCATCTTCTCTGTTGATCTTCCTATCACATAAATGGCTTTTCTTGTGCCCTTACTTTTCGTAGTAACCCTTAAAAAACATTTTTGTCATATAATTCATGATAATGAATTACATTCTTGTGACTTTTGGATCTTAGGTAtgactatgaatatacatttgtacTGTTGACTTTTGGGTGCTGTACATCTTATTGGTTATCTCATTCTGTACCTCCAgcatttctccttcatttccttcttcactttttgcttttcctttttagtGCTACTTCTGTTGCTTCTTTCATAATGTCTAGCTCCTCATTATTTTGTATGTATCCAGATTCGTCTGTTTTATCTGCAAATAATTTTCTAATATATCCGTACCATCTATCATTTATTTCGTTTAGTTCCATGACTACTATTCCATACTTCTTTATTGCTACATTCTGATTGTATTTTCTTTTGCTGGTGATTTCTCCTAATTCCTCGTACCTGTTCAGTTTCTGTGCATCTTTCATTCACccattcttcttttgctttcgCGCATTCTTTGTGTAATTTCCTATTATGTTTCTAAGTaacttttcatctttatcttttatgtCCTCCTTTCATTCATTAATGAATGGATTTTTTCCGTCTTATTTTAATGTCTCCTAGCTATTCTTAACCACTATgttgaacagttttttttttcttcattcttaagTTCATTTTGTTGTTGCTTCTTTCAATTTCTTGTTTTAGATCTCTTGATTTTCAGTTTCATTGTTGCTAGCACTGGATTATGATCGGTAACACCATCTACCCCTGGATACGTTTTCACCTggattctatttatatttcctaGGTCTATCTCCAAGCCTTTGCATATTCTCCATGGATATCGTTTAAAGCATATGTTCATGATGATTTGCACGTTTTCTGAACACCATGCTATCCATCTCGTGCCCCTTTCATTTGCTTTACCTTGTCCACACTGGCAACAGTGTCTTTAAAACTTCATTGCCCACCTTAACGAGAATTACTTCTttgcactgttgttattattcatttatttctctacaGAATCTGTCTATTTCTGCGTACTACCATGTATTATGTTTATGTTAAATATTCTTCCTGTTAATTAATATGTCCATCAGATATTGCCCAGTAGCTCATGATGCCTCTGGATACGGTGTTTGACAACAGAATGCCCACTCCCCTGTGTCCCCTCCTGAGTATATTAACTGAATTCCTTCTGTTACTACACATCCTGCTCCCGGCCAACTGATTTCTCCGAGGCCTAGTATGTcagtttcactctctttctttctcttttagtgtTTCCCCGCTTCGTATATTCTTAGCGTTCCATGTAACGATTCGTAGATTGTATTTGCCTTATTATTATTCAGAACTCTTATtcaatgaaaaaagggaaaatcatacatcatttgttttttttttatccggtaAACACgcaggtaaaataataataatgataataataaaatactactactactaaaacaataatcatgaaaattatactaataatgtttTACTTGGAAGGAATTTGTAACGAAATTAAATGCAACCAACTACATTTCATTCTAATTATTACATTTGATCACATGTTTCATTTAGCTAATCAATGCAACagatatgataaaaaatgtaaaatattgcaAGTACCtaagtatgtaaataaattaatgtcaCTCATGTTTATCTACTGAGTATGCCAAAGGGTCAGTGAAAAAACACTCTAGGGCTAGATTTGACCGGCAGTGATTTCCTTCGCTCGACGACCAGTTCAAGGCTCCACCAGACCCGACCAAGGGGCTGAAATCATAAGAAAATTGGAACGGTTGCAAGTCGCTAGGTTCTacgttctttatctctttcaaatGATAAGCTAAGTTTTTTCTTAATTCCCCATGAACTGCAAATCCTATGTAAACATTACAATTGACCCTTTAATTTAGAATTAACGCTGATCACTGCTCTGGAGTACTGAATAGTATTGCATATTTCTCTTTAACGAGAAGCATACACAATAAAAGCGGTTCATAGATAATACCTGTGTGTAGAAACAAGTAACGAaacttgtgttatcattatttgaaaaGTTTTATTTTACTTAACAGCTGCAAGATTCCCTTTCACCAATCACCAGACCCATATTAAACGGCTGTTCAGATGTCCGATCACTATTACTTTGGACTACACTTAAATCAGTACTTATAGTATTCCCATGCAGTGAAATTAACGGTTGGAAGTATGTAATGAAATAGATTATAGAAcaatgaaaagtaaaataaaaacacaagctCTGTGATCATCAGTGTCTTCAGTGATTTTCAGCCACATCATAAAAGAACAAATAGTGAGTAATCGACAAAAGTACCGTCGAACAGCCTGAACCACATAAAGTATTAGTAAATGCATTAATGATGCGTACacctctgttattgttattagttaagTGTTATTACTTAATTCTCATGTTTTGTCATTAATGTAAGCAACATTAATAGGCCTCCGGTGGGGGGGATTTCTATTATTCAAGAAGCAACTCATCTCTTCTGTTTCTCAATAACACAACG
The sequence above is drawn from the Penaeus chinensis breed Huanghai No. 1 chromosome 17, ASM1920278v2, whole genome shotgun sequence genome and encodes:
- the LOC125034141 gene encoding zinc finger protein 717-like, with protein sequence MAENSENGEGHSDPEKKHQNDRKSHSCKICRKIFTKKSSLTCHMRLHTGEKPYKCTECELKFTHKSTLLHHTRLHTGEKPYVCGICNKRFRQRSNYTLHEKIHTKEKPYKCIDCGKQFAQRVHLTTHVRLHTGEKPYTCDECDQKFFQRSHLTRHTKNHKKRQTKYCDDVSRSAGPSGNVKPRQTYASDKHSEEHSVTDDNQYLHFERQNRFTLKCEHCKKIFIKKSHLRSHMFIHTGEKPFSCTYCGKKFAEKSSVRRHQKIHKEKKGCSELSHHSSGDPITTLSSDTRGPARITPHLTISESKMVAFNNANANFRLETKCTMNMLTPIQEDRYTPDAPCFSEVGATEYGFKSELHPTKQTTNTNNLTTNYLTADTENTKSKPVLDKLIHRDPLVGCRSHCDNHSELLASVSKLKVSLDYDINKSPSDLFTINCNESSIIQVKDIKEEIDFFQEDLDM